The proteins below come from a single Parageobacillus thermoglucosidasius genomic window:
- a CDS encoding DUF1819 family protein, whose amino-acid sequence MLNYSAGFTSEGWFQNEMFIVLQMKLAGLTRKEIIEKIIENNLFQMRSEAGIRKRFQMVYRRSEAFDTSLAKYYVEGNRLDQKALLLYSYLKTYRFPYDFFMEVIVYNYQKNKPIIQTVEIDYFMERKESESEKVANWRPETKKRLRSSIIMFFREGGLLREMEQDTYEITPLHMSTALKEYAKQHDKLLSLLSNLK is encoded by the coding sequence ATGTTGAATTACTCTGCTGGATTTACGAGTGAAGGATGGTTTCAAAATGAGATGTTTATTGTCCTTCAGATGAAGCTAGCCGGTTTAACTCGTAAAGAAATCATTGAAAAGATTATTGAAAATAATTTATTTCAAATGCGCAGTGAGGCTGGTATTAGAAAAAGATTTCAAATGGTTTATCGACGTTCGGAAGCCTTTGATACGTCTTTAGCGAAGTACTATGTAGAAGGGAATCGATTAGATCAAAAAGCTCTTCTATTATATAGCTATCTAAAAACCTACCGCTTTCCGTATGATTTTTTCATGGAAGTTATCGTCTATAATTACCAAAAAAATAAACCAATTATTCAAACTGTAGAAATCGATTATTTTATGGAACGAAAAGAAAGCGAATCCGAAAAAGTAGCAAACTGGAGACCTGAAACAAAAAAGCGCTTACGTAGCTCTATTATTATGTTTTTCCGCGAGGGAGGGCTACTACGGGAAATGGAACAAGATACATATGAGATCACACCTTTACATATGAGTACCGCTTTGAAAGAATATGCCAAACAACACGATAAATTGCTATCACTTTTAAGTAATTTAAAGTAG
- a CDS encoding helix-turn-helix domain-containing protein produces the protein MDINKKVGERIREVRKKYNLSMMQLADELGISQPRLSRIENGDQEIPISLIQQFCERFDIPLSSFFRSLEKDEKAGDSLINEQLEQVLASLNDEQKKALYVFITSFQK, from the coding sequence ATGGATATAAACAAAAAAGTAGGAGAACGCATTAGGGAAGTTCGAAAAAAATATAATTTATCAATGATGCAATTAGCGGATGAGTTGGGAATTTCACAGCCGCGACTCTCGAGAATCGAAAATGGAGATCAGGAAATTCCTATTAGCTTAATCCAACAATTCTGTGAAAGGTTTGATATTCCGCTAAGCAGCTTTTTTAGGTCGTTAGAAAAGGATGAGAAAGCGGGAGATAGTCTTATAAACGAACAATTAGAACAAGTTTTAGCTTCACTAAATGATGAACAAAAGAAAGCGCTGTATGTGTTTATCACTTCTTTTCAAAAATAA
- a CDS encoding competence protein CoiA family protein — protein MEVKLEFAKTANGELVHISERLERKDIYRCPFCNEPVTFKKGNHRAHHFSHKPNSQCSVSEETLLHFHAKHYIKKELYIDLLFPVDKLIKLTPLLKGLGLKQIPIPLAYCRVLRCLRCLSGKNVK, from the coding sequence ATGGAAGTGAAATTAGAGTTTGCTAAAACAGCTAATGGAGAGTTAGTCCATATTAGTGAACGATTAGAAAGGAAAGATATTTACAGATGTCCGTTTTGTAATGAACCTGTAACTTTTAAAAAAGGAAACCACAGGGCTCACCATTTTAGTCATAAACCGAATAGCCAATGTTCAGTTAGTGAAGAAACATTGCTTCATTTTCATGCTAAACACTATATAAAGAAGGAATTATATATTGATTTACTTTTTCCAGTTGATAAGCTGATTAAACTCACTCCTTTATTAAAAGGTTTAGGTTTAAAACAAATTCCGATTCCTCTAGCTTATTGTAGGGTACTACGATGTCTACGGTGTCTCAGTGGAAAAAACGTTAAATAA